The DNA sequence TTGGCCACTCTGGCCACCTTACCGCCATTGATGAACTTCAAGGTCCCACTGACAGGCGCCTTTATAACATCTTCGTCCCATAGAAGCCAACCTTCAAGGGGAAACTCATCTATGTGCAGAGCCGGCTTTGCCGTAACGACATCAGGATGCGTATAGTAATGATGGTTCTGCCAGGCCAAAAAGACAAATACGGCCAAAGACACTAAGACCAAGCACCATATTCCGTATGCAATTTGGGCCAGATTTTTCCTTTCCTTCATTATTTTAACGCATGTCTAATCGCATTTGCTGTAATCGCAACTCGTGCACCGCTCGCATCCCTCGACGTGAACCAAGGGGGCTCCGCAAACTGGACACATATCTCCTCCATCTTTTATTTCTATCGCCTTGCCTAAAGCCATTTCCAATCCCTTTGCTATCGCATCGGGCAAACTTAAGATCAAGGCATTTCCCTCGAGGAAAGGCGTGCTACCCCCTATACCCTTGAGTTGTTTTATTATTTCATCTACTGGAATACCGCTTCGCAAAGCTAAAGATATCAATCGCCCCAGGGCTTCCGTGTGTGCTTGCGTATCCTTGCCGGACTTCCCTAAAGTGGCAAAGACCTCAAAGGGTTGTCCGTCTATGAAGTTCAATGTGAGATAAAGGTTTCCGTAGCTTGTTCCGATTTTAACCGTCCTGCCCGAAAGCAAGGGGGGACGCTTTTTCGGCTTGACATATCCCTGTCCGATAACGTCCCTTTGTGGCTTGGTACCCACATAGAGCACCTGATCTTCCTTGCATCGGTCTCTGAATACAGTTATACCCTTGCACCCAAGCTCATAGGCGGACAAAAAGGCCTTTTTTACGTCCTCCACAGACGCTTCATGGGGCAAATTGATGGTCTTGCTGACGGCATTATCGGTGAACTCCTGAAAAGCCGCCTGCATCTTCACGTGCCATTCGGGTGCTATTTCATGTGCCGTAACGAAGACCTTTTTAAGGCCTTCGGGAAGATTTATGTCCTTGAGGGATCCCTTGCCCAAGATTTCCTCGATCAACGCTTCTGTATACAACCCCTCTTCTTTCAAGGCATCGAGCAAAATTTCGTTTACATAATCCAGATTGGCAGTTCCTTCAAAGGCCTTTCGCCTGTAGGCCAGGGCAAAGGCTGGCTCTATACCGCTAGAGGCATCGGCGACGAGAGAAATCGTCCCCGTCGGTGCGATTGTCGTAACTGTGGCATTTCTCATCAAAACTCCGCTTTCTTCCCATTTGCTTCCCTTCCATGCGGGGAATGGCCCCCTAATCCTTGCGAGATTAGAACTTTCCTCATATCCTATCTTATTTATAAAGGACATTACTTTGCGAGCAAGTTGCAACGCCTCCTCGCTGTCGTATGGTATGCGGACCTTAAATAACACGTCGGCCCATCCCATCACGCCCAAGCCTATCTTTCTTGTGGCCTTGGTCATCTCTGCAATTTCTTTTATGGGAAAGTGATTTACTTCGATTACATCATCAAGGAAACGCACGGCTACACGAACCGTCTCTTCCAACTTATCCCAATCGATTTCTCTTTTGGGCGAAACCATGTTAGATAAATTAATGCTTCCCAGGTTGCAGGACTCAAAAGGTAAAAGCGGCTGTTCGCCGCAGGGATTTGTGGCAGTGATATGCCCCAGGTTAGGGGTAGGATTTAGCTCATCTATCCTATCTAAGAACACCATTCCGGGGTCGCCTGTCCTCCAGGCCATCTCGCAAATCAAATCGAACAAATATCTTGCCTTAATGCTCTCGACAACCTCCCCAGTCCGCGGGTTCAGCAGTTGCCAATCTTCATCGTTTAAAACGGCATGCATGAATTTATGAGTTGCACCGATGGAGATGTTGAAGTTCTTCAGCTTTCCTTCTTCTATCTTTGCCTTGATAAACCTGATTACATCGGGATGGTCGGCATTAAGTATTCCCATGTTGGCCCCGCGCCTCATGCCGCCCTGTTTAACCACATCAGTCGTGTGATCAAAAAGCTCCATAAAGGATACCGGACCGGAAGCCACGCCCTTGGTGCTCCTCACTATATCGCCGTATGGACGAAGCGTGGAAAAGTTAAATCCCGTACCGCCACCGGATTTATGTACCAGGGCAGTATATTTGAGGGCATCGAATATCTCCTCCATGCTGTCGCCAATGGGCAGTACAAAGCACGCCGAAAGCTGCCCTGCAGGTGTGCCTGCATTCATCAGCGTGGGAGAGTTGGGCAAAAAGTCGAGCTGCGCCATGACTTCATAAAACCTCTCCGCCCAATATTCAGGCGATTGCTCGTCATCAAAGCGCTCTTCCGCCTTGGCAACAGCTCGAGCAACGCGCCACAGCATCTCCTCCGGCGTCTCTGTGGGGCTTCCCTTTTCGTCTTTCAACAAATATCTGCGCTCTAACACCCTTGTCGCGTTTTCAGAAAAGGAGGGCTTCACTTTTTCAGGCATTTCTCCATCACCTTTCCCGGGATGCATAAGTCAAGAATCCTGCTTACCCCTGGCAACACCAGAGAAGCTCCGGCTTCGATCAAGCTTTTTTCGTCGTAAAGCCCCGTGGTAACTCCTATGCCGCACACTTCGGCATTTTTTGCCGTCTGCATATCGATGACGGTATCTCCAACGTAAACGACCCGATCTTTGTCGACCCCCAAAATTCTAATCGCCTTTAAAATGATCTTCGGATCGGGCTTAGGGGTGTTTACGTCCTCAAGGCCCAGGATAACGTCGAAATACCCATCCAACCCCAGATGGGTTACGGCCTTTTTTGCGCTTCTCCTGTTTGAGGTTATACCCAATTTAAGCCCCCTATCCCTCAAGGCCTTCAACGTCTCGGATACCCCCGGAAAGAGCTTCATTCGTTCATATTCCAGAGGTCTGCATTTTTGCGAATATATTTCCAGCCACTCCGGCTTTGCATCCTTCCATAGCAGGGAAAGAGATTTGTCCATGGGAATGCCTATCGTGGCCAGCACTTCTTCGTAGCTGACCTTCCGCAACCCCATCATCTCGGCAAACCGGTTCATGGCATAAGCTATTGCATGGCTCGTATCGACCAATGTCATGTCAAAGTCGAATAAAATCGCATCAATTTCCATATCTAAGACACACCTCCGCCTAGGCTAAAAGTCATTCAGCCTTCCCGATTGAAGTTACATTAATACAAGACAGGGGCAATTTGCCCTCTGAGATCCTGTTCACGTTGTCCGCTATGAAGGCAGGTATTCCCCTCAACGCTTCGTCGTTAGTGCCGCCAATGTGAGGGGTAATGTAAACATTTGGCATGTTAAGAATGGGGTCATCGGGATCGGGAGGCTCTTTCCAGAGGACATCCAGCCCACATCCGGCAATATGGCCTTCCCTCAAAGCGCTTTCCAAGGCCTCCCTTTGTACTATGTTAGCCCGGGCCACGTTCACCAAAAAGGCATCTTTGTCCATGTTTTTGAAGAACTCGTGTCCGATCAATCCCTCGGTTTGAGGAGTAAGAGCCAAAGTGAGCACTACGAACCTGCATCCCTTAACGGCGGCGTTTACATCGTCCAATGTAAAAAATTGGTCTAACTTTAGCGCATCAAACTTGTCCTTCCACGACCTGTTGACCCCAACCAACGTTACGCCAAAGGGCTTTAGCCTGCTTGCAAGCGTAACTCCGACATTGCCCAACCCAACTATGCAGACGCGCTTTCGCCATAAAGTTAAACCCCTAGGAGAGAACACCTTGCCCTTTTTTAGATTCTCCTGCGACTTATTGTAACCTTTAGCTAAAAGCAGCATGTGCAAAATGGCCACCTCGGCGACTCCCTCGGCATTTCCCGTATTGCTAGAGGGGACGTTGCAGACAAAAACGCCCTTTGCTGAACAAGCTTCTATATCTATGCCCTCCACGCCCACTCCCCATTGACAGACCATCTTCAAATTGGGAGCAAAACTTAGCATCTCGGCAGTGAAGGGTTCTGTTCCCCTAACCAATACATCAGCCCACTCAAGCAACGAAACGTCTTCCGATATATTTGCATATTTGATCTCGTGGCCCATAAACAGCGGCTCTATTATCTCCCTCAATCGCTCGAAATTCCTGTTGGAAAACAACACCCTCATCCCCGTGCAACCTCCAAACGATCGGAAAACTTCTCAAAATCACCTCTGTCTATGAGGATCGAGCTATCCGGACTTTCCCACACCTGAACGTATTTCAAAGAACGCCTGCCATCGTCTATAACCGACATCATCTCATTCCATATCCAGAGGGCTATATATTCCGCCGAAGGACGTTTTATTATGTCGTTAAGGCAGGAGTGATCCAGCTTAGATAAAAGCTTATCTCGGATTAGCTCCTTTAATTCCACGAAATCCATCACCATGCCTTCTTCATCGGGAACGCCCTCTACAAAGATAGCAGCCCTGTATGTATGCCCATGTAATCTCTCGCATTTGCCGTGATAATCCGGCAAATAGTGAGCAGCATCAAAGCTAAACTCGCGCTTCAAAATCAATTAAATTCCCCCTTCTCCTCCCCTTTGCCCTCTTCGGGCTTTTTAAGGCCATCAATCAAGCTCATCTGCAAGGGGACGTCATCCTTATTTAATCCAAGCAGTTTTTTCATCATCATCGCATTTTGAACGGCATAATCTTTGTAGCAGTTATTGAACATCATGAATACCTTTTTCGGCAATTGCATGCTCAACGCGCGATCTTTCCACCAATTCAGTTCATCCACGTTATACTTATACCTGTACTTCTCATGAATCGAAGACCCCTTCCTCCAGCCCTCGGCATTTCTGCCATGAAACCTGACCACGGTCCCCCATGATGCAGTCAAATGCCAATTCATTGGCACGGTCCAACGGAGGCGAGGTTCATCGACGGCCACATAGGCCATATTTTCGTCCTCAAGCAACCCTAGAAATTTGCCTTTTGCGTCGTCATCGAACCAAGAGATATGCCTCACCTCTATCGCAATTGGATAGGACGGGAGCAGCTGGCGCAACCTTTTCATGTAGGTCAGCCACCTTTCGTCGAACCTTGTGCTCGGAGAAAATTGAAACAGGACGTAGCCAAGCCTTTGGGTCGACTTCAATATGGAGATCAAAAATTTGTATTCCTCAAACAGCCGTCCTCGTGACTTCCTGTCCAGGTCTTTCAACGTGACACGTCTCCTTGCCCCTTGAGACGTCATTCCGCTTAAATTACTCTTGCACCATGACGGCAGACTTTCTGCCGAAACGGCGTGATTGGTAAAAAGAGCGAACGCCTTAGCATTGAACAGAAAGTTAGGAGGCGTGGATGCTACCCAGGAATAAATTACCGATGGGCTCGGCAGGGCATAAAATAAGCTGTCCGCCTCAACAGTGTCAAAAAAGGTGGAGTAGTATCGCAATCTGTCCCTACCGCCGCGACATCCTTGAGGATACCAGTTGCTTGCTAAAAGGGACTTGTCAGCCCAGGAACATGTTCCTATGCGAAAATCTACATCCATGATAAAGTTCAACCTCCAGGCTATTTAGATAAGGTCCAGGAGGCAAAATTCTCAAATCGCGTATATTCCTTGACAAAGAGCAACTGAACGGTACCTGTGGGACCGTTTCTGTGCTTTGCTATTATTAGGTCGGCCACGTCTTGGCCGTCTTCCTTATCGGGTTCGTAATAACCCTTTCTGTAAAGAAAGATAACCAAATCTGCGTCTTGCTCAATGGCGCCGCTGTCCCTCAAGTCTGCAAGTTGAGGTTTTTTGTCCTGTCTCTGCTCTACGGCACGAGACAGCTGCGAAAGGGCGATAACGGGCACGTTCAATTCCCTTGCCACTCCCTTTAGAGCCCTCGATATCTCGGCCACTTCCTGCTGCTTGTTCTCTACCCTTCTAGACAAGTTCATCAATTGGAGGTAGTCGACTATTATCAAACCCAGCTTTGGGTGTTGTGCCTTAAACCTCCTGGCCCTAGCACGAAGGTCCAGCGTGGACAAAAAGGAGCTGTCGTCGATATAGATGGGAGCTTCAGACAGCATGCCGGCGGCATTTGCCAGGATATCCCATGTCCCCCTTGGCAAAGCGCCTGTTCGCATATCGTGGATGTTAACCTTGGCCTCCGAAGCCAAAAGCCTATGCGACAGCTGCTCTGCGCTCATTTCAAGGCTAAATATCAGCACGGGTGTTTCTTGCTTTATTGCGACATATTGAGCTATGTTCAAAGCCAGTGCCGTCTTTCCCATTGAAGGGCGAGCCGCCAAAATAATCAGGGATCCGCCCTGCAAGCCGCCAGTGATGCGATCGAGATCTATATAGCCCGTAGGAAGGCCGGTTACGACGCTGCCCCCAAAAAACCTATCTTCCAATTCTTTAAAGGAAGATTTCAATACTTCTCCCAATGCCTTAAAAACCACTAAATTCCCGCGAGTTGCAACATCAAAGACTGCCCTTTCGGCTTCGTCAAGCACCTCTTCTATTTCCGCTTCTTCGGCATACCCCAACTTCGTGATGTAGGTCCCGACCTGAATCATCTTCCTATGTACAGACTTGTCCCTAACTATTCGCGCATGATACTCCACATTAGCAGTGGTTGGGACCGCATCTATCAACGAAGCTACAAAGGACTGTCCCCCCAGCTTATCGAAAAGGCCTCGTTTTTTTGCCTCCTCAATAAAGGTAAGAGGATCGACCGCTTTGTCTTTTTGAACCATCTCAGAGATGATATCATACGCCAACTGATGTATGGCATCATAAAAATCGTCTTTCCGCAATGTCTCGATCACGTAAATGGCAGCGTCCTTGTCAAGCAAACAGGACCCCAAGACTGCCCTCTCGGCATCTAGATTATGCGGCATTATCCTGTCAATTCCCTGCTCCAATACCTTCATGCCTCCACTTTTAAGGTCATTCCCACCTCAACACTTGGGTGCAGCTTTATCTTTAAGGGATAAACCCCTAATTCCTTAATGGGCTCTTCAAGTTTTATCAGCTTTTTATCTATCTCAACGCCCAGCTGTTTTGATATAGCTTCGCTAACATGTGCGTTGGTCACACTTCCAAAGAGCTTTCCCTTCTCCCCGGCACTGACATGCACTACCACTTGCTTACCCTGCAGCAGTTTGGCCTTTTCGCGAGCTTCCAGCTCCATCTTCTTCGCTCGTTTCTCTTCTGTCCTTTTGATCTCCTCCAGTGCCTTGATCTTGTCCGGCGTAGCCTCTTCCGCCAAACCCCTGGGTATCAGGTAATTCCTTGCGTAGCCGTCCGAGACTTTAACGATATCTCCCCTTTTTCCTAACTTTTCGACATCCTGCTTTAAGATAACCTGCAATCAGCTCACCTCCCAATTTTTGCACGCAGATCTATTAGTATATCCGCGAAACCTAACATTATCACCGCTACCGACAAAACCGGGATAAACATCACAGCCGCAACAACAACAACTCCAACCCATGGTTTTATCTTCTGCTTAGACATCTTTGATAATATGTACCAAACCGTTGCCATTCCCTGAACCATAAAGATCATTATCGAAATGACCTTCAAGTTCAAGGCAAGCATATATAGCACACCAATATTATTACCGCTGTGGTCGAAAAAGGAAAGAACGAAGGCGATGAAAAAGGCAAAGAGGGTGCTCTTGGGGAAACGCCATTCACCGAAGGGCGGCACCTTCGGCAATGAGGTAATCTTAAACCTCCCGGCTACCTTTTGACTTATCAAATAACTTATCACGCAATCTAAAAACGAAGCTGCTATCAGGATGGCCGGAAGGATGTAAACCATCACCTTGCTCATGGCCTCAACCTGCATTCGCATCGTTTCAAAGAAAGCCTTACTGCTGCCGGAAAACAGGGCTTCTGCTTCATTGAATGCTTCCATTATGGCTTTAGGGTCAATCGCAAAGGGGTTAACGCCAGTAATGAGCTTTACCAATGCCATTAAGATCAACTTGCTGAACAAGGAAACTAAGAAACCGTAAAACAATATCTCCGAGACCTTATCGAATCGATGTCCGAAAAAGCCCAACATTACACCCATCAAGGCAAACCCGAAGACAAACAATACCCCGCCTAGCACGCCCATGAAAAGCGTGACAAGGACAAATGCCACGAAAGTGCCCATAAAAGCGTTCTTAAGCGGGACTTTAAGGCCCAAGATCACCAATGGCACAGGGCAAAAAAGCGATAACAAAACCCCAACGACTGGCAAAAAATGGCTTGCCAGGAATAAGACGACAGATAGGGCAACCAATAGGGACGATTCTACCAATGCTTTGGTGTCTCTCATCTGAATACCTCCTGGTAAAAAAAGGGGGAGAAAGCCTTCTCCCCTAAGATCTCGCCAATATGATCGTTTAAGAAACTATGCTATTCTACCGTGAAAGGAAGCAGGGCCATAAACCTAGCCCGCTTGATGGCCCTGGCAAGCTGCCTTTGGTGTTTGGCACAATTTCCCGTCACCCTATGAGGCAGTATCTTTCCCCTTTCGGTCAAAAACTTCTTAAGCTGCTCGACGTTTTTGTAATCAACATGCTCTACTTTATTCGCACAAAAGGTACACACCTTTGGGCGACGTTTACGACGCTTAAATTCCGCCATATGCATTTAACCTCCTTTTTGGAAACGCTAAAATGGGATGTCGGCCTCTTCTCCTTCGTCATTTACATCGGATATATCGGTCGGAAATTCTTCCGGAAACTCATCCCTCAGGCTCCCTATGCTAGAAGCAGGTTCCTTAAATCCACCGTAATCCAAATCCTGTGATTCGCGGGAACCGCTGCCCAAGAACACTACGCTTTGGGCTACCACCTCGGTCACCCAGCGCTTCTCTCCGCTCTGGGTTTGGTAATTTCTGACCTGAAGACGTCCCTCAACCAGCACGGGACGGCCCTTACGCAGATATTTCTCGCAATTTTCGGCCTGGTTGCCCCATACCACCACAGGGATAAAATCCGTATGATCCTGCTGGTTGCCCTCGTGATCCTTCCAGCTGCGGCCAACAGCCACCGTGAGCCTTGCCACAGCCTGTTTGGAGGCAGTATATCTAATCTCAGGATCACGAGCGAGGTTGCCCATCAAAATTATCCTGTTATAACCGCGTGCCATTTATCATCTTCTCCTATTCCTCATCGAGGCGCACTATCAGATGCCTCAAAACCCGATCGCGCAGCTTCAACAGTCGATCGATCTCACTTATCTTGGAGGGCTCAAGGTTAAAGTCGAGCAAGGCATAATAGCCTTCGATCTGCTTGTTTACGGGGTAAGCCAATCTCCTCTTGCCCCATATGTCCGCCTTTAAAAATTCCCCCCCTAAGCCCTTGATCACTTCCGATATCTCATCGACTTGAGCTTTGACTTCCTCCGTATCGGGATGGATTAGCACCATCAATTCGTAAGGTCGCATATCATTAACACCTCCTCCCTTTGGCCTTTAAAGATCCCCTTACCAAAAAGGGGATAGGGATACCAGCGATAAAGCATTATAAGCGGAAATGCCAAATTTAACAATATATATTCGGTTAATCTTAGGCTCAATTGAGCGGATTGTCCTTTCCGTCTTCCTCTGGTTCGAAATATTTTAAAATGTATATCCTCTCACCCGGAAGGACAAGGTTGAATTCCTGACGTGCCAGCCTGGCTATACCCTCGGGCGTGCTATAGTAGGCAATCTTTTCGTTCTTATCATATATGTCCAACCTCAAGCGGACCAAAGTCTGAACCCGCTCGTCAATACAACGGGACAGCTCATTGAGCTTTTTAAGCTCACGGGTATAGCCGTTAAGCAGTATCAAAAAAATCATCAACGAAAAAAGCGTTACCGCAATCCACCTAAGCCTAAACATCTACATCGCTTCTGGGGCATTGATCTTCAGGAGCTGCAAGACGTTAAGCAATACGATCTGGACCGCACGCACCAAAAGCAACCTGGCATCCGTCAAAGGTCTTTCTTCTCCCAAAACCCTATGGGCATTATAGAAGGAATGAAACGCCTTGGCCAAATCGTAAACATAGTAGACGATTATGTGCGGGGCCAGTTCATTGGCAGCCTTTAGTATTTCTTCGGGGAAGCGGGCAAGACATTTGACAAGCGCCTTCTCTTCCTCGGTGACAAGCACGGAGAAGTCGACCTTTTCCGGGTCAGCCATATCAATGCCCCTTGAAGCTGCCTCCTTAAATATGCTGTGTATCCTTGCGCTGGCATATTGAACGTAATAAACGGGGTTATCGGTAGATGCGCTCTTTGCCAGGTCTATGTCGAAGTCTAGGTGAGAGTCGCACTTTCGCATCAAGAAAAAGTAGCGCATTGCATCTACGCCAACCTCGTCCATGATTTCCCGCAGGGTCACAAACTGGCCTGACCTGGTGGACATGGGAACCATTTTCCCATCCTTAATCAGGCTCACAAACTGGATCAAAAGGATCTGCAGTGCATCGGGAGATTTGCCAAGGGCCTGAACGGCAGCCTTCATGCGAGGGACATATCCGTGATGGTCGGCACCC is a window from the Acetomicrobium flavidum genome containing:
- a CDS encoding DUF72 domain-containing protein; this encodes MDVDFRIGTCSWADKSLLASNWYPQGCRGGRDRLRYYSTFFDTVEADSLFYALPSPSVIYSWVASTPPNFLFNAKAFALFTNHAVSAESLPSWCKSNLSGMTSQGARRRVTLKDLDRKSRGRLFEEYKFLISILKSTQRLGYVLFQFSPSTRFDERWLTYMKRLRQLLPSYPIAIEVRHISWFDDDAKGKFLGLLEDENMAYVAVDEPRLRWTVPMNWHLTASWGTVVRFHGRNAEGWRKGSSIHEKYRYKYNVDELNWWKDRALSMQLPKKVFMMFNNCYKDYAVQNAMMMKKLLGLNKDDVPLQMSLIDGLKKPEEGKGEEKGEFN
- the rpsR gene encoding 30S ribosomal protein S18 translates to MAEFKRRKRRPKVCTFCANKVEHVDYKNVEQLKKFLTERGKILPHRVTGNCAKHQRQLARAIKRARFMALLPFTVE
- a CDS encoding single-stranded DNA-binding protein: MARGYNRIILMGNLARDPEIRYTASKQAVARLTVAVGRSWKDHEGNQQDHTDFIPVVVWGNQAENCEKYLRKGRPVLVEGRLQVRNYQTQSGEKRWVTEVVAQSVVFLGSGSRESQDLDYGGFKEPASSIGSLRDEFPEEFPTDISDVNDEGEEADIPF
- a CDS encoding HAD family hydrolase produces the protein MEIDAILFDFDMTLVDTSHAIAYAMNRFAEMMGLRKVSYEEVLATIGIPMDKSLSLLWKDAKPEWLEIYSQKCRPLEYERMKLFPGVSETLKALRDRGLKLGITSNRRSAKKAVTHLGLDGYFDVILGLEDVNTPKPDPKIILKAIRILGVDKDRVVYVGDTVIDMQTAKNAEVCGIGVTTGLYDEKSLIEAGASLVLPGVSRILDLCIPGKVMEKCLKK
- a CDS encoding vitamin B12-dependent ribonucleotide reductase, with amino-acid sequence MPEKVKPSFSENATRVLERRYLLKDEKGSPTETPEEMLWRVARAVAKAEERFDDEQSPEYWAERFYEVMAQLDFLPNSPTLMNAGTPAGQLSACFVLPIGDSMEEIFDALKYTALVHKSGGGTGFNFSTLRPYGDIVRSTKGVASGPVSFMELFDHTTDVVKQGGMRRGANMGILNADHPDVIRFIKAKIEEGKLKNFNISIGATHKFMHAVLNDEDWQLLNPRTGEVVESIKARYLFDLICEMAWRTGDPGMVFLDRIDELNPTPNLGHITATNPCGEQPLLPFESCNLGSINLSNMVSPKREIDWDKLEETVRVAVRFLDDVIEVNHFPIKEIAEMTKATRKIGLGVMGWADVLFKVRIPYDSEEALQLARKVMSFINKIGYEESSNLARIRGPFPAWKGSKWEESGVLMRNATVTTIAPTGTISLVADASSGIEPAFALAYRRKAFEGTANLDYVNEILLDALKEEGLYTEALIEEILGKGSLKDINLPEGLKKVFVTAHEIAPEWHVKMQAAFQEFTDNAVSKTINLPHEASVEDVKKAFLSAYELGCKGITVFRDRCKEDQVLYVGTKPQRDVIGQGYVKPKKRPPLLSGRTVKIGTSYGNLYLTLNFIDGQPFEVFATLGKSGKDTQAHTEALGRLISLALRSGIPVDEIIKQLKGIGGSTPFLEGNALILSLPDAIAKGLEMALGKAIEIKDGGDMCPVCGAPLVHVEGCERCTSCDYSKCD
- the rpsF gene encoding 30S ribosomal protein S6, whose amino-acid sequence is MRPYELMVLIHPDTEEVKAQVDEISEVIKGLGGEFLKADIWGKRRLAYPVNKQIEGYYALLDFNLEPSKISEIDRLLKLRDRVLRHLIVRLDEE
- the dnaB gene encoding replicative DNA helicase, translated to MKVLEQGIDRIMPHNLDAERAVLGSCLLDKDAAIYVIETLRKDDFYDAIHQLAYDIISEMVQKDKAVDPLTFIEEAKKRGLFDKLGGQSFVASLIDAVPTTANVEYHARIVRDKSVHRKMIQVGTYITKLGYAEEAEIEEVLDEAERAVFDVATRGNLVVFKALGEVLKSSFKELEDRFFGGSVVTGLPTGYIDLDRITGGLQGGSLIILAARPSMGKTALALNIAQYVAIKQETPVLIFSLEMSAEQLSHRLLASEAKVNIHDMRTGALPRGTWDILANAAGMLSEAPIYIDDSSFLSTLDLRARARRFKAQHPKLGLIIVDYLQLMNLSRRVENKQQEVAEISRALKGVARELNVPVIALSQLSRAVEQRQDKKPQLADLRDSGAIEQDADLVIFLYRKGYYEPDKEDGQDVADLIIAKHRNGPTGTVQLLFVKEYTRFENFASWTLSK
- a CDS encoding 2-hydroxyacid dehydrogenase; protein product: MRVLFSNRNFERLREIIEPLFMGHEIKYANISEDVSLLEWADVLVRGTEPFTAEMLSFAPNLKMVCQWGVGVEGIDIEACSAKGVFVCNVPSSNTGNAEGVAEVAILHMLLLAKGYNKSQENLKKGKVFSPRGLTLWRKRVCIVGLGNVGVTLASRLKPFGVTLVGVNRSWKDKFDALKLDQFFTLDDVNAAVKGCRFVVLTLALTPQTEGLIGHEFFKNMDKDAFLVNVARANIVQREALESALREGHIAGCGLDVLWKEPPDPDDPILNMPNVYITPHIGGTNDEALRGIPAFIADNVNRISEGKLPLSCINVTSIGKAE
- the queD gene encoding 6-carboxytetrahydropterin synthase QueD, with the translated sequence MILKREFSFDAAHYLPDYHGKCERLHGHTYRAAIFVEGVPDEEGMVMDFVELKELIRDKLLSKLDHSCLNDIIKRPSAEYIALWIWNEMMSVIDDGRRSLKYVQVWESPDSSILIDRGDFEKFSDRLEVARG
- the rplI gene encoding 50S ribosomal protein L9, whose protein sequence is MQVILKQDVEKLGKRGDIVKVSDGYARNYLIPRGLAEEATPDKIKALEEIKRTEEKRAKKMELEAREKAKLLQGKQVVVHVSAGEKGKLFGSVTNAHVSEAISKQLGVEIDKKLIKLEEPIKELGVYPLKIKLHPSVEVGMTLKVEA
- a CDS encoding septum formation initiator family protein; protein product: MFRLRWIAVTLFSLMIFLILLNGYTRELKKLNELSRCIDERVQTLVRLRLDIYDKNEKIAYYSTPEGIARLARQEFNLVLPGERIYILKYFEPEEDGKDNPLN
- a CDS encoding YybS family protein translates to MRDTKALVESSLLVALSVVLFLASHFLPVVGVLLSLFCPVPLVILGLKVPLKNAFMGTFVAFVLVTLFMGVLGGVLFVFGFALMGVMLGFFGHRFDKVSEILFYGFLVSLFSKLILMALVKLITGVNPFAIDPKAIMEAFNEAEALFSGSSKAFFETMRMQVEAMSKVMVYILPAILIAASFLDCVISYLISQKVAGRFKITSLPKVPPFGEWRFPKSTLFAFFIAFVLSFFDHSGNNIGVLYMLALNLKVISIMIFMVQGMATVWYILSKMSKQKIKPWVGVVVVAAVMFIPVLSVAVIMLGFADILIDLRAKIGR